A region of Larimichthys crocea isolate SSNF chromosome X, L_crocea_2.0, whole genome shotgun sequence DNA encodes the following proteins:
- the ogfod2 gene encoding 2-oxoglutarate and iron-dependent oxygenase domain-containing protein 2 isoform X4 gives MSAERAIAIKDMYQPFHPHVYHLQESYLSPKFKQIVEYCENRNTSEEGLLDLLEEEAAVRVYRLPVFEKSFCDELVEELEHFEKSSAPKGRPTTMNHYGILLDELGFDEDFITPLCERYLYPLTSLLYPDCGGRCLDSHKAFVVKYDMNEDLDLSYHYDNSEVTLNVSLGKDFTEGNLYFGDMKQVPLNETECSEVEHRVTEGLLHRGQHMHGALPISSGQRWNLIIWMRASQVRNNLCPMCNKRPTLVEGEGFADGFTKPSSAQPSTPCVLT, from the exons ATGTCTGCTGAGAGAGCTATAGCTATAAAAGACATGTACCAGCCTTTCCATCCCCACGTCTACCATCTGCAG GAGTCCTACCTCTCACCAAAGTTCAAGCAGATTGTTGAGTACTGTGAAAACAGGAACACCAGTGAAGAAGGTCTCTTAGACTTGTTGGAGGAAGAGGCAG CAGTAAGAGTGTATCGCCTACCTGTGTTTGAGAAAAGCttctgtgatgagctggtggaggagctggagcacTTTGAGAAGTCCTCTGCCCCTAAAGGAAGACCCACCACTATGAACCATTATGGG aTCCTTCTGGATGAACTGGGCTTTGATGAAGACTTCATCACACCCCTCTGTGAGCGCTACCTGTATCCACTCACCTCCCTGCTGTACCCTGACTGTGGGGGGCGCTGTCTGGACAGCCACAAGGCCTTTGTTGTTAAATATGACATGAATGAAGACCTGGATCTGAGCTACCACTATGACAACTCAGAGGTCACCCTGAATGTTTCCCTGGGCAAGGACTTCACTGAGGGAAACCTTTACTTTGGTGATATGAAACAG GTTCCCTTAAATGAGACGGAGTGTTCAGAGGTTGAGCACAGGGTGACCGAGGGCCTCCTCCACCGGGGTCAACATATGCACGGGGCCCTACCCATCTCCTCTGGCCAGCGCTGGAACCTCATCATCTGGATGAGAGCCTCACAGGTGCGCAACAACCTGTGCCCCATGTGCAACAAGAGGCCGACACTGGTGGAAGGAGAGGGCTTTGCTGACGGCTTCACCAAACCCTCCAGTGCACAGCCGAGCACTCCATGTGTGCTGACGTGA
- the ogfod2 gene encoding 2-oxoglutarate and iron-dependent oxygenase domain-containing protein 2 isoform X2: MIHTHTHTHTHTHTHTERGVACPCLASFSSSTLAFTRCFSTDNIFLEEYHTHVRFVTQQQFTLDYRALLSRLGCVTEQQFEDVLNKISQEVDRRRHLGVMSAERAIAIKDMYQPFHPHVYHLQESYLSPKFKQIVEYCENRNTSEEGLLDLLEEEAVRVYRLPVFEKSFCDELVEELEHFEKSSAPKGRPTTMNHYGILLDELGFDEDFITPLCERYLYPLTSLLYPDCGGRCLDSHKAFVVKYDMNEDLDLSYHYDNSEVTLNVSLGKDFTEGNLYFGDMKQVPLNETECSEVEHRVTEGLLHRGQHMHGALPISSGQRWNLIIWMRASQVRNNLCPMCNKRPTLVEGEGFADGFTKPSSAQPSTPCVLT; the protein is encoded by the exons atgatccacacacacacacacacacacacacacacacacacacacacagagcgtgGGGTTGCCTGCCCCTGCCTGGCTTCGTTCTCTTCTTCTACTCTTGCATTTACGAG atgtttttccaCTGACAACATTTTCCTGGAGGAATACCACACGCACGTCCGCTTTGTGACGCAGCAGCAGTTCACACTGGACTACCGAGCA CTGCTCAGCAGGCTCGGCTGTGTGACAGAGCAGCAGTTTGAGGATGTACtcaacaag ATTTCACAGGAAGTGGACAGACGAAGGCATCTTGGTGTGATGTCTGCTGAGAGAGCTATAGCTATAAAAGACATGTACCAGCCTTTCCATCCCCACGTCTACCATCTGCAG GAGTCCTACCTCTCACCAAAGTTCAAGCAGATTGTTGAGTACTGTGAAAACAGGAACACCAGTGAAGAAGGTCTCTTAGACTTGTTGGAGGAAGAGGCAG TAAGAGTGTATCGCCTACCTGTGTTTGAGAAAAGCttctgtgatgagctggtggaggagctggagcacTTTGAGAAGTCCTCTGCCCCTAAAGGAAGACCCACCACTATGAACCATTATGGG aTCCTTCTGGATGAACTGGGCTTTGATGAAGACTTCATCACACCCCTCTGTGAGCGCTACCTGTATCCACTCACCTCCCTGCTGTACCCTGACTGTGGGGGGCGCTGTCTGGACAGCCACAAGGCCTTTGTTGTTAAATATGACATGAATGAAGACCTGGATCTGAGCTACCACTATGACAACTCAGAGGTCACCCTGAATGTTTCCCTGGGCAAGGACTTCACTGAGGGAAACCTTTACTTTGGTGATATGAAACAG GTTCCCTTAAATGAGACGGAGTGTTCAGAGGTTGAGCACAGGGTGACCGAGGGCCTCCTCCACCGGGGTCAACATATGCACGGGGCCCTACCCATCTCCTCTGGCCAGCGCTGGAACCTCATCATCTGGATGAGAGCCTCACAGGTGCGCAACAACCTGTGCCCCATGTGCAACAAGAGGCCGACACTGGTGGAAGGAGAGGGCTTTGCTGACGGCTTCACCAAACCCTCCAGTGCACAGCCGAGCACTCCATGTGTGCTGACGTGA
- the ogfod2 gene encoding 2-oxoglutarate and iron-dependent oxygenase domain-containing protein 2 isoform X1, with the protein MIHTHTHTHTHTHTHTERGVACPCLASFSSSTLAFTRCFSTDNIFLEEYHTHVRFVTQQQFTLDYRALLSRLGCVTEQQFEDVLNKISQEVDRRRHLGVMSAERAIAIKDMYQPFHPHVYHLQESYLSPKFKQIVEYCENRNTSEEGLLDLLEEEAAVRVYRLPVFEKSFCDELVEELEHFEKSSAPKGRPTTMNHYGILLDELGFDEDFITPLCERYLYPLTSLLYPDCGGRCLDSHKAFVVKYDMNEDLDLSYHYDNSEVTLNVSLGKDFTEGNLYFGDMKQVPLNETECSEVEHRVTEGLLHRGQHMHGALPISSGQRWNLIIWMRASQVRNNLCPMCNKRPTLVEGEGFADGFTKPSSAQPSTPCVLT; encoded by the exons atgatccacacacacacacacacacacacacacacacacacacacacagagcgtgGGGTTGCCTGCCCCTGCCTGGCTTCGTTCTCTTCTTCTACTCTTGCATTTACGAG atgtttttccaCTGACAACATTTTCCTGGAGGAATACCACACGCACGTCCGCTTTGTGACGCAGCAGCAGTTCACACTGGACTACCGAGCA CTGCTCAGCAGGCTCGGCTGTGTGACAGAGCAGCAGTTTGAGGATGTACtcaacaag ATTTCACAGGAAGTGGACAGACGAAGGCATCTTGGTGTGATGTCTGCTGAGAGAGCTATAGCTATAAAAGACATGTACCAGCCTTTCCATCCCCACGTCTACCATCTGCAG GAGTCCTACCTCTCACCAAAGTTCAAGCAGATTGTTGAGTACTGTGAAAACAGGAACACCAGTGAAGAAGGTCTCTTAGACTTGTTGGAGGAAGAGGCAG CAGTAAGAGTGTATCGCCTACCTGTGTTTGAGAAAAGCttctgtgatgagctggtggaggagctggagcacTTTGAGAAGTCCTCTGCCCCTAAAGGAAGACCCACCACTATGAACCATTATGGG aTCCTTCTGGATGAACTGGGCTTTGATGAAGACTTCATCACACCCCTCTGTGAGCGCTACCTGTATCCACTCACCTCCCTGCTGTACCCTGACTGTGGGGGGCGCTGTCTGGACAGCCACAAGGCCTTTGTTGTTAAATATGACATGAATGAAGACCTGGATCTGAGCTACCACTATGACAACTCAGAGGTCACCCTGAATGTTTCCCTGGGCAAGGACTTCACTGAGGGAAACCTTTACTTTGGTGATATGAAACAG GTTCCCTTAAATGAGACGGAGTGTTCAGAGGTTGAGCACAGGGTGACCGAGGGCCTCCTCCACCGGGGTCAACATATGCACGGGGCCCTACCCATCTCCTCTGGCCAGCGCTGGAACCTCATCATCTGGATGAGAGCCTCACAGGTGCGCAACAACCTGTGCCCCATGTGCAACAAGAGGCCGACACTGGTGGAAGGAGAGGGCTTTGCTGACGGCTTCACCAAACCCTCCAGTGCACAGCCGAGCACTCCATGTGTGCTGACGTGA
- the ogfod2 gene encoding 2-oxoglutarate and iron-dependent oxygenase domain-containing protein 2 isoform X5, translated as MSQDYRPAMQTPSQRSAQCVWRSSPTCRQLTCPLCQANFCDELVEELEHFEKSSAPKGRPTTMNHYGILLDELGFDEDFITPLCERYLYPLTSLLYPDCGGRCLDSHKAFVVKYDMNEDLDLSYHYDNSEVTLNVSLGKDFTEGNLYFGDMKQVPLNETECSEVEHRVTEGLLHRGQHMHGALPISSGQRWNLIIWMRASQVRNNLCPMCNKRPTLVEGEGFADGFTKPSSAQPSTPCVLT; from the exons ATGAGCCAGGACTACAGACCGGCTATGCAGACACCTAGCCAAAGaagtgctcagtgtgtgtggagaagcAGCCCCACCTGCAGACAACTGACCTGTCCTCTCTGCCAAGCCAA CttctgtgatgagctggtggaggagctggagcacTTTGAGAAGTCCTCTGCCCCTAAAGGAAGACCCACCACTATGAACCATTATGGG aTCCTTCTGGATGAACTGGGCTTTGATGAAGACTTCATCACACCCCTCTGTGAGCGCTACCTGTATCCACTCACCTCCCTGCTGTACCCTGACTGTGGGGGGCGCTGTCTGGACAGCCACAAGGCCTTTGTTGTTAAATATGACATGAATGAAGACCTGGATCTGAGCTACCACTATGACAACTCAGAGGTCACCCTGAATGTTTCCCTGGGCAAGGACTTCACTGAGGGAAACCTTTACTTTGGTGATATGAAACAG GTTCCCTTAAATGAGACGGAGTGTTCAGAGGTTGAGCACAGGGTGACCGAGGGCCTCCTCCACCGGGGTCAACATATGCACGGGGCCCTACCCATCTCCTCTGGCCAGCGCTGGAACCTCATCATCTGGATGAGAGCCTCACAGGTGCGCAACAACCTGTGCCCCATGTGCAACAAGAGGCCGACACTGGTGGAAGGAGAGGGCTTTGCTGACGGCTTCACCAAACCCTCCAGTGCACAGCCGAGCACTCCATGTGTGCTGACGTGA
- the ogfod2 gene encoding 2-oxoglutarate and iron-dependent oxygenase domain-containing protein 2 isoform X3: protein MTDGASHRHFYLCRCFSTDNIFLEEYHTHVRFVTQQQFTLDYRALLSRLGCVTEQQFEDVLNKISQEVDRRRHLGVMSAERAIAIKDMYQPFHPHVYHLQESYLSPKFKQIVEYCENRNTSEEGLLDLLEEEAAVRVYRLPVFEKSFCDELVEELEHFEKSSAPKGRPTTMNHYGILLDELGFDEDFITPLCERYLYPLTSLLYPDCGGRCLDSHKAFVVKYDMNEDLDLSYHYDNSEVTLNVSLGKDFTEGNLYFGDMKQVPLNETECSEVEHRVTEGLLHRGQHMHGALPISSGQRWNLIIWMRASQVRNNLCPMCNKRPTLVEGEGFADGFTKPSSAQPSTPCVLT, encoded by the exons ATGACAGACGGAGCCTCACACCGACACTTCtatctctgcagatgtttttccaCTGACAACATTTTCCTGGAGGAATACCACACGCACGTCCGCTTTGTGACGCAGCAGCAGTTCACACTGGACTACCGAGCA CTGCTCAGCAGGCTCGGCTGTGTGACAGAGCAGCAGTTTGAGGATGTACtcaacaag ATTTCACAGGAAGTGGACAGACGAAGGCATCTTGGTGTGATGTCTGCTGAGAGAGCTATAGCTATAAAAGACATGTACCAGCCTTTCCATCCCCACGTCTACCATCTGCAG GAGTCCTACCTCTCACCAAAGTTCAAGCAGATTGTTGAGTACTGTGAAAACAGGAACACCAGTGAAGAAGGTCTCTTAGACTTGTTGGAGGAAGAGGCAG CAGTAAGAGTGTATCGCCTACCTGTGTTTGAGAAAAGCttctgtgatgagctggtggaggagctggagcacTTTGAGAAGTCCTCTGCCCCTAAAGGAAGACCCACCACTATGAACCATTATGGG aTCCTTCTGGATGAACTGGGCTTTGATGAAGACTTCATCACACCCCTCTGTGAGCGCTACCTGTATCCACTCACCTCCCTGCTGTACCCTGACTGTGGGGGGCGCTGTCTGGACAGCCACAAGGCCTTTGTTGTTAAATATGACATGAATGAAGACCTGGATCTGAGCTACCACTATGACAACTCAGAGGTCACCCTGAATGTTTCCCTGGGCAAGGACTTCACTGAGGGAAACCTTTACTTTGGTGATATGAAACAG GTTCCCTTAAATGAGACGGAGTGTTCAGAGGTTGAGCACAGGGTGACCGAGGGCCTCCTCCACCGGGGTCAACATATGCACGGGGCCCTACCCATCTCCTCTGGCCAGCGCTGGAACCTCATCATCTGGATGAGAGCCTCACAGGTGCGCAACAACCTGTGCCCCATGTGCAACAAGAGGCCGACACTGGTGGAAGGAGAGGGCTTTGCTGACGGCTTCACCAAACCCTCCAGTGCACAGCCGAGCACTCCATGTGTGCTGACGTGA